GGCTGTCACGTCAAAGGGTCCTTTTCATGCAGGCCATTTTGCGCAAGTCAACTCAAACCAGTTTCAAAATGACGTGGCGAAACAACACATCATAGAACGACGCGGCCAGGGTTGCGGAAGACTTCAAGAAATTCAGCACAGAAATACCATCAAGCGCAAACGACATCAGGGACAGGACAACGCAAAGATTGCCGAGATAGGCCAACCCCATACAAAGGCAATAACCGGACTTCACAATGCCGGTGTCCAGGGATCGCACGGCCTGCGCAGTCAGAATAACGTGCATCGCCAAAAAGAACCCGGCAAAAAAACCATAATAAATTTCCCGGCCTGAATGCCCCAACACCGTGCGGTCAATGATAAGAGCGGTCAAGACGGCAGAAGCAAAAATAGGCAACGCCAAAGGGATCGCCCTGGACATAACCGGCGCATACCTCAGCAAAACCTCCCAGACCTTCTGCCCGCCCAAATACAGCTTCTCCAGCGGCGCAACAAAAAAATGGAAAAGGAGATAAGCCGAAACACCCCAGGTAAAGGCGCGGCTTACAAAGGCCAGGTATAAAAGCTCTTTGCGGAAACTGATCGTTGCGGCCACGATGACCGGGATCAGGACAAGGGCCGCAAGGAATTTGGCTGTTTCAAGGATGGCGTGACGCAATCAAAATTTCCCCTGTGACGGTTTTTGAATCTTTTCCAGCCCGCCCATATATGGACGAAGCACCTCGGGGACGACGACTTCCCCCTGGGGTGTCTGGTAATTTTCCAAAATCGCCACCACAGTCCTGGCCAACGCCAGCCCCGACCCGTTGAGGGTGTGAACAAACGCCGGCCTTTTGGTTTCTTTTCCCTTAAAGCGGATATTGGACCTTCGGGCCTGGAAATCCTCAAAGTTGGAACAGCTGGACACCTCCAGCCACTTGTTGAGCCCGGCGGCATGGGCCTCGAGGTCATAACACTTGGACGAAGCGAAGCTCATGTCCCCGCTGGCCAGCAAGAGGACCCTGTACGGCAGGCCCAGCAGCTGCAGGATCTTTTCCGCGTTGGCAGTCAATTTCTCCAGCTCATCATAAGAGGTCTGGGGTTTCACGAATTTGACAAGCTCCACTTTGTCAAACTGATGGACCCGGATCATGCCACGGGTGTCTTTGCCGTAGGACCCCGCCTCCTTACGGAAGCAAGCGGTGTAAGCCGTGTAGTAAATCGGCAGGTCCGCTTCATTCAGGACTTCGTCGCGATGGATGTTGGTCACCGGGACTTCGGCCGTCGGGATCAAATACAGGTCCTCGTCCGCCAAATGATACATGTCGTCTTTCATTTTCGGCAATTGGCCTGTCCCGGTCATGCTGGCGGCATTGACCAAAAACGGAGGAAAAATTTCCCGGTAACCGTGCTCGCGGGTGTGAAAATCGAGCATGAAGTTATACAGTGCCCTTTCCAGCCGGGCCCCCGCATTCTTAAACAGAATGAAATTGGATCCGCTCAATTTGGACGCGCGCTTAAAATCAATAATGTCGAGGGACTCCGCGATATCAATATGCGTTTTTGGCGTAAAATCAAATTTGCGAAGGTCGCCCCACGTCCGGACCACCTGATTTTTGTCCG
This window of the Candidatus Omnitrophota bacterium genome carries:
- the serS gene encoding serine--tRNA ligase, with translation MFDIKLIRENPQAVEAGLKAKNVSFALEPLLKLDQQKRNLQVKIDDLRAQQNMANEEIGRLIQEKKDPKEKISSMKGIAAQVAGMEPELKALETKIDEILLTIPNIPHASVPVGAPDKNQVVRTWGDLRKFDFTPKTHIDIAESLDIIDFKRASKLSGSNFILFKNAGARLERALYNFMLDFHTREHGYREIFPPFLVNAASMTGTGQLPKMKDDMYHLADEDLYLIPTAEVPVTNIHRDEVLNEADLPIYYTAYTACFRKEAGSYGKDTRGMIRVHQFDKVELVKFVKPQTSYDELEKLTANAEKILQLLGLPYRVLLLASGDMSFASSKCYDLEAHAAGLNKWLEVSSCSNFEDFQARRSNIRFKGKETKRPAFVHTLNGSGLALARTVVAILENYQTPQGEVVVPEVLRPYMGGLEKIQKPSQGKF